The Burkholderia pyrrocinia genomic sequence TTGATCGGCTGGTTGTCGAGCGTGGTGTTCGAGCGCGTATAGCGGTAGCCGACGTTGATCACGCGGCGCTCGCCCGGGCTGTAGCCGAAACCGATGCTCGACTTCACGAGCTGGTTGTTGTTCTGGTTGTACTGGAACGCCGTTTCCGACATGAAGCCCGAACCGAGCTTCAGCGCGGCGCCGACGATCAGGTCCGAGTGGCGCGCCAGCACGGCGCTCTGCCCGGGGTTCAGCGTGACGCGCTGATCGGCGAAGTAGTACTGCTGCGCGATCACGAAGCGCGCACGCTCGTCGCCGGTGCGCGGATCGATGAAGCGCGACGTGAGGCCGGCCGTGATCCGGTTCGCATCGGCGATCCGGTCGTTGCCGACGAACGTGTTCGGCTGGTAGATCTCCGCGAGGCCGAAGTCCGATTCCGCGGTGTCGAACAGCGGCGCGTTCGACTGGTCGCGATACGGCGTGTACACGTAGTACAGGCGCGGCTCGAGGGTCTGGATGAAGTCCTGCCCGAACAGGCGCACCGAGCGGTCGAAGATCAGGCCCGAGTCGAAGGTCACGGTCGGGATCGACTCGGTGAAGCGCTTCGGGTTGTTCGGCGTGCCCGACGACAGGTGGCTCAGGTCGTACGACGCGAAGTGGTACTGAACCTTCGGCACGACGAAGTAGCCGGGGCCGTACACGCCGTATGCGATGTACGGGTTGAAGACGATCCGGTCGCCTTCGGTCGCATCGGCCGTCGTGATGCGGAACCGCGAATAATCGGCTTCCGCGCCGAAGTCGAAGCCGCCGACGTTGTACTTCGTGTACTTCACGTTCAACTGCGGCTCGCGGCTGTACGGCGCGATCGACGGCGGCAGCGTCTGCCAGTGCTGGTAACGCGCAAGCACCGACCACGGGCCGTTGTTGTACGTGAGGCCGGCTTCCTGCTGGTACAGCGTCTGCGTCCCGTTGATGAACTGGTTCGTCGAACCGAGATCTTCGGGATAGGTGTTGTCCGAGACCTTGTTGTAGTAGACGTAGCCGCCGAAGCCGCCGCCGAAGTTCTGCTGGTGCTGCCAGTAGATCGCGTAGCGGTTGCGGTGCGCGAGCCGGTCATCCGGCAGGTAATTGGCCGTAAACGTGCCCGAATACGACGGCGACAGGTAGCGGAACGTCGCTTCGGCCATCACGCCGCGCCGCGAGATGATGCGCGGCGTAAGCGTCAGGTCGCGGTTCGGCGCGATGTTGAAGTAGTACGGCAGCGACAGCTCGAAGCCGTTGTTCGAGTTCATCGAGAACGTCGGCGGCAGCAGGCCGCTGCGCCGCTCGCCCGACAGCGGGAACGTCAGCCACGGGCTCGCGAAGATCGGCACGCCCTGGAAGAACAGCACGCCGTTGCGCGCGGTGCCTTCGTCGGCGCCCGTATCGAAGTCGAAGCGGCTGCCCTTGATGTACCACGCGGGGTTCGTCGAGCACTGGCACGCCGTGTACGTGCCGTTGACGAACACCGAGCGCTCGTTGTCGACCATGTCGACGCGCTCCGCGCTGCCCGACCCGCCCGTCACGTTGAAGTGGTACTTCGGCGCCGTCATGAAGCCCTGGT encodes the following:
- a CDS encoding LPS-assembly protein LptD, whose amino-acid sequence is MPPKPLFPNVFPGDGAPRKRRLALALLAVPGLVPAVSYAQLSGAAAQPQPLDSPWDLRLAPQLEDHPLKDGAKPAAFVIADHTSGTAEQDLAAKGSAELRRGEAVVKADAIHYDQDTDMADAYGQVRIVNGGTSFAGPEAHLKIEANQGFMTAPKYHFNVTGGSGSAERVDMVDNERSVFVNGTYTACQCSTNPAWYIKGSRFDFDTGADEGTARNGVLFFQGVPIFASPWLTFPLSGERRSGLLPPTFSMNSNNGFELSLPYYFNIAPNRDLTLTPRIISRRGVMAEATFRYLSPSYSGTFTANYLPDDRLAHRNRYAIYWQHQQNFGGGFGGYVYYNKVSDNTYPEDLGSTNQFINGTQTLYQQEAGLTYNNGPWSVLARYQHWQTLPPSIAPYSREPQLNVKYTKYNVGGFDFGAEADYSRFRITTADATEGDRIVFNPYIAYGVYGPGYFVVPKVQYHFASYDLSHLSSGTPNNPKRFTESIPTVTFDSGLIFDRSVRLFGQDFIQTLEPRLYYVYTPYRDQSNAPLFDTAESDFGLAEIYQPNTFVGNDRIADANRITAGLTSRFIDPRTGDERARFVIAQQYYFADQRVTLNPGQSAVLARHSDLIVGAALKLGSGFMSETAFQYNQNNNQLVKSSIGFGYSPGERRVINVGYRYTRSNTTLDNQPINQFLVSAQWPLTRRLYAIGRFNYDLAGDRVVDGLLGLQYDADCWALGVGVQRAANGINSSGQQNSSTRFMMQLTLKGLSTVDNGLVSAFRAGVPGYTPLPPPPPPMSRFSNYE